One segment of Strix aluco isolate bStrAlu1 chromosome 17, bStrAlu1.hap1, whole genome shotgun sequence DNA contains the following:
- the PCMTD2 gene encoding protein-L-isoaspartate O-methyltransferase domain-containing protein 2, with amino-acid sequence MGGAVSAGEDNDELIDNLKEAQYIRTELVEQAFRAIDRADYYLEEFKDNAYKDLAWKHGNIHLSAPCIYSEVMEALDLQPGLSFLNLGSGTGYLSSMVGLILGPFGVNHGVELHSDVIEYAKQKLDFFIKTSDSFDKFEFCEPSFVTGNCLEISPDCTQYDRVYCGAGVQKEHEDYMKNLLKVGGILVMPLEEKLTKITRTGPSAWETKKILAVSFAPLIQPNHADSGKSRLVHLPPVAVRSLQDLARIAIRGTIKKIIHQETMSKNGNGLKNPPRFKRRRVRRRRMETIVFLDKEVFASRISNPSDDNNNSEDIEDETREEEETKPSELKPDPPVNFLREKVLSLPLPDPLKYYLLYYREK; translated from the exons ATGGGAGGTGCAGTGAGTGCAGGAGAAGATAATGATGAATTAATTGATAACCTGAAGGAGGCACAATACATCCGGACAGAACTGGTGGAGCAGGCGTTCCGAGCCATTGATCGAGCAGATTACTACCTGGAGGAGTTCAAAGACAATGCCTACAAGGACCTGGCGTGGAAGCATGGAAATATTCATCTCTCAGCACCATGCATTTACTCTGAGGTGATGGAAGCTTTGGATCTGCAACCAGGGCTGTCATTTTTGAATCTTGGCAGTGGCACTGGTTATCTGAGTTCTATGGTTGGACTCATCTTGG GTCCTTTTGGTGTTAACCATGGTGTGGAGCTTCATTCCGATGTGATCGAATATGCGAAGCAGAAATTGGACTTCTTCATTAAAACAAGTGACAGCTTTGACAA ATTTGAATTCTGTGAACCATCTTTTGTTACTGGCAATTGTTTAGAGATTTCTCCGGACTGTACTCAGTATGACCGTGTTTACTGTGGTGCTGGAGTGCAGAAGGAACATGAAGATTACATGAAGAACCTGTTGAAAGTCGGGGGAATTCTTGTCATGCCTCTAGAAGAGAAG TTGACTAAGATAACTCGTACTGGTCCTTCTGCCTGGGAGACCAAGAAGAttcttgctgtttcttttgcTCCTTTGATTCAGCCTAACCACGCAGATTCAGGAAAATCAAGGCTTGTTCACTTGC CCCCAGTGGCTGTTCGCAGCCTCCAGGACCTGGCTCGCATAGCCATCCGAggaaccattaaaaaaattatacaccAGGAAACAATGAGCAAAAATGGAAACGGGTTGAAGAACCCCCCAAGATTTAAACGAAGACGTGTGCGTCGCCGTCGCATGGAAACTATTGTTTTCTTGGACAAAGAGGTCTTCGCAAGTCGTATCTCCAACCCATCAGACGATAACAACAACAGCGAGGATATCGAGGATGAGACacgagaagaggaagaaactaaACCCTCTGAACTAAAGCCAGATCCCCCTGTAAACTTTCTGAGAGAAAAGGTCTTGAGTCTGCCTTTGCCTGATCCCTTGAAATATTACCTGCTTTATTACCGGGAAAAGTAA